Proteins found in one Mytilus trossulus isolate FHL-02 unplaced genomic scaffold, PNRI_Mtr1.1.1.hap1 h1tg000233l__unscaffolded, whole genome shotgun sequence genomic segment:
- the LOC134701212 gene encoding uncharacterized protein LOC134701212, which produces MECVKMILTLTLLVLLKESKGTPRWTNRDLYPSWNWQHVKRSETVQGIRDDSYRGQNTFSSCLKILAMELYHSGDPQRFLLVDQEGILNKESETTGKPITVVVSEIDHSTPVTITGLGPFSTSQLTKQVVMIPGSGKCAKATITSHELLLLGFNITKQIQVTVPTPYGQIDMAQAVM; this is translated from the exons ATGGAATGTGTAAAGATGATCCTCACTTTAACTCTATTGGTACTGTTAAAGGAAAGTAAGGGGACACCAAGATGGACGAACAGAGATTTATATCCAT CTTGGAATTGGCAACATGTAAAAAGAAGTGAAACAGTACAGGGCATTAGAGACGACAGTTACCGAGGACAGAATACTTTCTCATCTTGCTTAAAAATCCTGGCCATGGAACTATATCATAGTGGGGATCCCCAAAGATTTCTTCTGGTAGATCAAG aAGGCATTTTGAATAAAGAATCTGAGACTACAGGAAAACCAATTACTGTAGTGGTTTCCGAAATAGATCATAGTACTCCTGTAACAATCACAGGACTGGGTCCCTTTTCTACATCTCAACTCACAAAACAAGTTGTGATGATACCAGGTAGTGGAAAGTGTGCCAAAGCCACCATTACGTCACACGAACTGTTGCTGCTTGGTTTTAATATAACTAAACAGATCCAGGTAACAGTGCCGACACCCTACGGACAGATTGATATGGCTCAAGCGGTGATGTAA